In the Chryseobacterium sp. MYb264 genome, one interval contains:
- a CDS encoding DUF4840 domain-containing protein, whose protein sequence is MKKLIVLTAFVAAFVAFFGVSLISCNTDSYEAIPVKKGDENGTFRTKLITTQGNSRTEKIMDFTVKDSVITYKEFPIKEIVRSVVKDAGKADSAVAAMGKIEYKLNFTPKLVPEQNVIEFTFAPKTLTLQIPLNGQTKNTVVTFTAANKGYFIGQDWSLRFGFVADKITVDGTDLTPYEKIKYDFPYSLKY, encoded by the coding sequence ATGAAAAAATTAATAGTACTTACGGCTTTTGTAGCGGCTTTCGTTGCCTTTTTTGGAGTGTCTTTAATATCTTGTAATACGGATAGCTATGAAGCAATTCCTGTAAAAAAGGGAGATGAAAACGGAACATTCAGAACAAAATTGATTACGACACAGGGCAACAGCAGAACAGAGAAAATTATGGATTTTACGGTGAAAGATTCTGTAATTACTTACAAAGAATTTCCTATTAAAGAAATTGTAAGATCGGTAGTGAAAGATGCCGGTAAAGCGGATTCTGCGGTGGCAGCTATGGGTAAAATTGAATATAAGCTGAATTTTACCCCGAAATTAGTGCCTGAGCAAAATGTCATTGAATTTACTTTTGCGCCCAAAACATTAACACTTCAGATTCCGTTAAACGGACAGACAAAAAATACTGTTGTTACTTTCACAGCAGCAAACAAAGGATACTTCATTGGACAGGACTGGTCTCTTAGATTTGGTTTTGTAGCAGATAAAATTACAGTAGACGGTACGGATTTGACTCCTTATGAAAAAATAAAATATGATTTTCCATACAGTTTAAAGTATTAA
- a CDS encoding outer membrane beta-barrel protein: MDDQWLNNLRNRMEDHSEDVPEGLWDDISDELFRGDDENKGAGLALGNETKAQEKIIPINFKTKVYRVAGVAAAIAVFFFVAKELVNTNHSEQNKLIHQNSYSNHKTKSGDQVSENQSTSKVNANIKTESVFDVSNQLIRSVLIQNSKKSSLGQKLREEENNDKIFFKGQNEFKTKDLFNQNQIIAQKNEEGTSNNKESSEEKDEFQELIADHQILSAPSAIDKKKLKKQPSKKWMLSMLTGNASSGAAEQFPGYATAMGKPMSVSEVYQSAEVNPFVDVLIANQNKEVDARVKHKTPVSFGLSMYYNIGKRWGIGTGINYTKLSSEIHSGSDDNFIKTDQSVHYIGVPVQVNYNVVKKGRFTGYITAGALAEKAVSGKQKTQYVVDHIVKEEFTEKVEVKPLQFSVNTAVGVQVKILNNIGLYAEPGLAYHFKDDSQLNTIYKEKPLNFNMKFGIRVQID, translated from the coding sequence ATGGATGATCAATGGTTAAATAACCTGCGCAATAGAATGGAAGATCACTCAGAGGATGTTCCGGAAGGGCTATGGGATGACATCAGCGATGAATTATTCCGTGGAGATGATGAAAATAAAGGTGCGGGATTAGCTTTGGGAAATGAAACGAAGGCACAGGAAAAAATAATCCCAATCAATTTTAAGACGAAAGTTTACCGTGTTGCGGGAGTTGCGGCGGCGATTGCTGTATTCTTTTTTGTGGCTAAAGAATTAGTAAATACCAATCATTCAGAACAAAACAAACTTATCCATCAAAATTCATATTCTAATCATAAAACAAAGTCTGGCGATCAAGTTTCTGAAAATCAATCAACTTCGAAAGTAAATGCAAATATAAAAACTGAAAGTGTATTTGATGTAAGTAATCAGTTGATTAGAAGTGTTTTAATTCAGAATTCAAAAAAAAGTAGCTTGGGTCAAAAATTGAGAGAAGAAGAAAACAACGACAAGATATTTTTTAAAGGTCAAAACGAGTTTAAAACGAAAGATTTATTCAATCAAAATCAAATAATTGCTCAGAAAAATGAAGAGGGGACTTCTAACAATAAAGAATCTTCTGAGGAAAAAGATGAATTTCAGGAACTTATTGCTGACCATCAAATACTTTCCGCCCCTTCAGCAATTGATAAAAAAAAGCTGAAAAAACAGCCCTCTAAAAAGTGGATGCTGAGTATGTTAACGGGGAATGCTTCTTCAGGTGCTGCAGAACAATTTCCGGGATATGCAACAGCCATGGGAAAACCGATGAGTGTAAGTGAGGTGTACCAGAGTGCAGAGGTAAATCCTTTCGTAGATGTCCTTATTGCGAATCAGAATAAAGAAGTTGACGCGAGAGTGAAACACAAGACTCCGGTGAGTTTCGGTTTGTCGATGTATTACAATATTGGGAAAAGATGGGGCATCGGAACGGGTATCAATTACACGAAATTATCTTCTGAAATTCATTCGGGAAGTGATGATAATTTTATTAAAACAGATCAGTCGGTTCATTACATCGGAGTACCAGTTCAGGTGAATTATAATGTAGTGAAAAAAGGTCGTTTTACAGGATATATAACCGCAGGAGCCCTGGCGGAAAAGGCCGTTTCAGGAAAGCAGAAAACACAGTATGTGGTAGATCACATAGTGAAAGAAGAGTTTACGGAAAAGGTAGAGGTAAAACCATTGCAGTTTTCGGTAAACACTGCGGTCGGAGTTCAGGTTAAAATCCTCAATAATATTGGCCTATATGCAGAGCCAGGGCTAGCGTACCATTTCAAAGATGATAGCCAGCTGAATACGATTTATAAAGAAAAACCATTGAATTTTAATATGAAATTCGGGATTAGGGTGCAGATTGATTAA
- a CDS encoding RNA polymerase sigma factor: MNISKEQSLVNRLAKKDETAWKELFGAYSGKLTYVCSRYIIDREDVHDVLQNSFIKMFRSIDSFEYRGEGSLHAWTKRIVVNESLKHIKQNTESKNWADVDEIPDRAHEDEPNLEEVPKSAMMNMIRELPDGYRTVFNLFVFEGKSHKEIGSTLGIAENSSASQFHRARAMLVQKVKDYKMSKKAQYG; the protein is encoded by the coding sequence ATGAACATCAGTAAAGAACAAAGTTTGGTAAACCGTCTGGCAAAAAAGGACGAAACTGCCTGGAAAGAGCTGTTTGGAGCTTATTCGGGCAAGCTGACCTATGTTTGTTCGAGGTATATTATCGACCGTGAGGATGTGCATGACGTGCTTCAGAACAGTTTTATCAAAATGTTCAGATCTATTGATTCTTTTGAGTATCGCGGAGAGGGATCTCTTCATGCATGGACTAAAAGAATTGTGGTGAATGAATCTTTAAAACACATTAAACAAAATACAGAGAGTAAAAACTGGGCAGACGTAGATGAAATTCCGGATAGGGCTCACGAAGACGAACCCAATCTGGAAGAAGTACCTAAATCTGCGATGATGAATATGATTCGGGAGCTTCCGGATGGCTATCGTACAGTTTTTAATCTTTTTGTGTTTGAAGGAAAAAGTCATAAAGAAATTGGGTCGACCCTGGGAATTGCCGAGAATTCTTCTGCTTCTCAATTTCACAGAGCAAGGGCAATGCTTGTTCAGAAAGTAAAAGATTATAAAATGTCAAAAAAGGCGCAATATGGATGA